From a single Pseudobutyrivibrio xylanivorans genomic region:
- a CDS encoding chemotaxis protein CheA translates to MDVSQYLDIFIDETSGHIQNLSDNIMELEKDPENKDVVNEIFRAAHSLKGMAGTMGFKRMQHLTHDMENVFQEVRNDNVHVNSALIDILFKCLDAIEGYLDTVKATSNEGEEDNEALIKLLNDYLNQAEGGGGDEAAPAEGGAEAEAAPAEVAAPAGDGPLYKSIPVDPELCEKLKGEKQLYGFTVHINKECLLKAARAFLVFKAVEDFGEIMAFNPSSGEIEDENFEFDFSFILSSESELDPILESIKAVSEIESVEADKVTADMYEKKEAPAAEPAPAPAPAAAAPAPAPAAAPPAAPAAKSGGGGGKTTQPANKPVTSRTIRVDIEKLDALMNQVSELIIAKNSLASQSNSSEIDGQTLHENIEYLERITTNLHESVMKVRMVPIESVVAKFPRMIRDLDRKLNKPMELIMTGEDTELDRTVVDQLGDPLQHLLRNSADHGIESPEDRKAAGKPEKGTIFLNAFQEGNNVIIEVGDDGGGINTDKVKEKAVERGLVTPEEAENLSQKEIIDFLFMPSFSMAKQITDISGRGVGLDVVKSNIEALGGDVTVKSVMGEGSTFTVRLPLTLAIIQALMVEIRDEKYAIALASIMNIENIPKSEIKYVESKEVIHLRGQVIPLIRLDKILDFEPKEEDEETMTVVICKKGDTLGGIIVDNLIGQLEIVIKSLGKLDNNKLISGATILGDGEIAMILDVNAVI, encoded by the coding sequence ATGGATGTAAGTCAATATTTGGATATCTTTATCGATGAGACAAGTGGACATATTCAGAATCTTTCCGACAACATTATGGAGTTGGAAAAAGATCCTGAAAACAAAGATGTTGTAAATGAGATTTTCCGTGCAGCTCACTCTCTAAAGGGTATGGCAGGTACAATGGGATTCAAGAGAATGCAGCATCTTACCCATGATATGGAGAACGTTTTCCAGGAAGTTCGAAATGATAATGTACACGTTAATTCTGCTTTGATTGATATTCTCTTTAAGTGCCTTGATGCTATCGAGGGTTATCTTGATACTGTAAAGGCTACATCTAATGAAGGTGAAGAGGATAATGAAGCCCTTATTAAACTTCTTAATGATTATCTTAATCAGGCAGAAGGCGGTGGCGGCGATGAGGCAGCACCAGCTGAGGGTGGCGCAGAAGCAGAGGCAGCACCTGCGGAGGTAGCAGCTCCTGCAGGAGACGGACCTTTATATAAGAGTATTCCTGTAGACCCAGAGCTTTGCGAGAAGCTTAAGGGAGAGAAGCAGTTGTATGGATTTACAGTTCATATCAACAAGGAATGTCTTCTTAAGGCAGCTAGAGCTTTCCTTGTGTTTAAGGCGGTTGAAGACTTTGGTGAAATCATGGCCTTCAATCCAAGCTCCGGCGAAATCGAGGATGAGAATTTCGAATTTGACTTTTCATTTATTCTATCATCTGAGTCTGAATTGGACCCTATTTTAGAGTCTATTAAGGCTGTTTCTGAAATCGAGTCAGTTGAGGCTGATAAGGTTACAGCAGATATGTACGAAAAGAAAGAGGCACCAGCAGCAGAGCCAGCACCTGCACCTGCTCCAGCAGCGGCAGCACCTGCACCTGCTCCAGCGGCAGCTCCACCTGCAGCACCAGCAGCAAAATCCGGTGGTGGCGGTGGCAAGACTACGCAGCCAGCAAACAAGCCTGTTACCTCACGTACAATCCGTGTTGATATTGAAAAGCTTGATGCTCTCATGAATCAGGTATCTGAGCTTATCATTGCTAAGAACTCACTTGCATCACAGAGCAATAGTTCAGAGATTGATGGTCAGACACTTCATGAGAATATTGAATATCTCGAGAGAATTACAACAAACCTTCACGAATCAGTTATGAAGGTTCGAATGGTTCCTATCGAATCAGTAGTTGCCAAGTTCCCTCGAATGATTAGAGATCTTGACCGTAAGCTGAACAAGCCTATGGAACTCATCATGACTGGTGAGGATACAGAGCTTGACCGTACTGTAGTAGATCAGTTAGGTGATCCACTTCAGCATTTACTTCGTAATTCAGCTGACCACGGTATTGAGTCTCCTGAAGACAGAAAGGCAGCAGGAAAGCCTGAAAAGGGTACTATTTTCCTGAACGCTTTCCAGGAGGGCAACAATGTCATTATCGAAGTTGGTGATGATGGTGGCGGTATCAATACTGACAAGGTTAAGGAGAAGGCTGTTGAAAGAGGTCTCGTTACTCCTGAGGAGGCCGAGAACCTTTCACAGAAGGAAATTATCGACTTCCTGTTTATGCCATCCTTCTCAATGGCTAAGCAGATTACTGATATTTCTGGTCGAGGCGTAGGTCTTGACGTTGTTAAGAGTAATATCGAAGCCCTGGGCGGTGACGTAACTGTTAAGTCTGTAATGGGAGAAGGTTCAACCTTTACCGTTCGTCTTCCACTTACACTTGCTATTATTCAGGCTCTGATGGTTGAAATCAGAGATGAGAAATATGCGATTGCCCTTGCTTCAATTATGAATATTGAAAATATTCCAAAATCTGAGATTAAGTACGTAGAATCTAAGGAGGTTATCCACCTTAGAGGTCAGGTTATTCCTCTTATTCGTCTGGATAAGATTCTTGATTTCGAGCCTAAGGAAGAGGATGAAGAGACTATGACAGTTGTTATCTGCAAGAAGGGTGACACGCTTGGTGGTATCATCGTCGATAACCTTATTGGACAGCTTGAAATCGTTATCAAGTCACTTGGTAAGCTTGACAACAACAAGCTCATTAGCGGTGCTACAATCCTTGGTGATGGCGAAATCGCTATGATTCTTGATGTCAACGCTGTTATTTAA
- a CDS encoding chemotaxis protein CheW, which translates to MSDLAMFDVVEKEKKQYIVVKIGGEHYGIDISYIDNIVRLSKITRVPKAPSYYRGVINLRGEVVPVMSLRRRMDLDDDEFTDASRIIILKLDSGGLMGVIVDEVKEVLSLSEDDIEAPSSTLKSKNSFINGVGKNGDELISIFEISSIIGENEAS; encoded by the coding sequence ATGTCAGATTTGGCAATGTTTGATGTAGTAGAAAAAGAGAAAAAGCAATACATTGTTGTTAAAATTGGCGGCGAGCATTATGGTATCGACATTTCCTATATTGATAACATTGTTCGCTTGAGCAAGATTACCCGTGTACCAAAGGCGCCATCTTATTACAGAGGAGTTATCAATCTCCGTGGTGAGGTTGTTCCGGTTATGAGTCTTCGTCGCAGAATGGATCTTGATGATGATGAGTTTACCGACGCTTCTAGAATTATCATTCTTAAGCTTGATTCTGGTGGACTTATGGGCGTTATTGTTGACGAGGTAAAAGAGGTTCTCTCTTTATCTGAGGATGATATTGAGGCTCCATCTTCAACACTTAAGAGTAAGAACTCTTTCATTAATGGTGTTGGAAAGAATGGGGATGAGCTTATTTCCATCTTTGAAATTAGCTCTATTATAGGAGAGAATGAGGCTTCTTAA
- a CDS encoding chemotaxis protein CheC encodes MLSLNEVNEKYFDVLKEIGNIGAGNATTAIANMLGLRIDMSVPEVAFLPVEELGGAIGAEDEIIVGILLGVEEDIDGSMMFLMDMQSAHHIVNKLMMRPDDYSEPFDEMDLSAIKEVGNIIAGSYLSALSGLTNLTIAPSVPFVAVDMAAAILSVPAVQFGIFGDNALMINTEFSDDLGIKGHFILMPEEDSYAKILTALGIPV; translated from the coding sequence ATGCTCAGTTTAAATGAGGTTAATGAAAAATATTTTGACGTCCTAAAGGAAATTGGCAATATTGGCGCTGGCAACGCAACAACAGCCATCGCCAATATGCTTGGCCTTCGAATCGACATGAGTGTTCCAGAGGTAGCCTTCCTTCCAGTTGAGGAACTGGGAGGAGCTATTGGAGCTGAAGATGAAATTATCGTCGGAATTCTATTGGGCGTTGAAGAGGATATTGACGGCTCTATGATGTTTCTGATGGATATGCAATCAGCACATCATATTGTAAATAAGCTGATGATGAGACCTGATGATTATTCAGAACCATTTGATGAAATGGATTTATCAGCTATAAAAGAAGTAGGAAATATTATTGCAGGTTCGTATCTTTCAGCACTTTCAGGGCTTACGAATCTTACTATTGCACCAAGTGTACCATTTGTTGCGGTTGATATGGCAGCAGCGATTCTTTCAGTTCCTGCTGTTCAGTTTGGTATTTTTGGTGACAATGCATTAATGATTAATACAGAATTCTCTGATGATTTGGGAATCAAGGGGCATTTTATTTTGATGCCAGAGGAAGATTCCTACGCGAAGATACTAACAGCACTTGGTATACCAGTATAA
- a CDS encoding chemotaxis protein CheD — MGQMIKVGMADLKICKAPDALTTIGLGSCIGIAIYDPSTKISGLAHVMLPDSTAIRNNSNIAKFADTGIQKLYDDMIKAGANKARMVAKIAGGAKMFEMPGAAATGINVGDRNAEASRAKLKQLGVRLVAEDCGLNYGRTVELYSETGEYYIKAVGKPLKII, encoded by the coding sequence ATGGGGCAGATGATTAAAGTCGGCATGGCTGATCTTAAAATATGCAAAGCTCCTGATGCACTGACAACCATAGGGTTGGGCTCATGTATTGGTATCGCCATCTATGACCCATCTACTAAAATCAGTGGATTGGCGCATGTTATGTTGCCAGATAGTACGGCTATTAGAAACAATTCAAATATTGCAAAGTTTGCAGACACAGGAATCCAGAAGCTTTATGATGATATGATTAAGGCTGGCGCAAACAAGGCTCGCATGGTGGCAAAGATTGCCGGTGGTGCTAAGATGTTTGAAATGCCTGGAGCAGCTGCAACTGGAATCAATGTTGGTGACAGAAATGCTGAAGCCAGCAGAGCAAAGCTTAAGCAGCTTGGTGTCAGACTTGTTGCTGAGGATTGTGGCTTAAATTATGGTCGTACAGTAGAGTTGTATAGTGAAACAGGAGAGTATTACATTAAGGCAGTTGGCAAACCGTTGAAGATTATATAA